In a single window of the Tiliqua scincoides isolate rTilSci1 chromosome 15, rTilSci1.hap2, whole genome shotgun sequence genome:
- the LOC136635070 gene encoding beta-keratin-related protein-like, translating into MANCGPACTIPSCDSTPIVGLGSTGCRGLGWGYGGLGYGGGWGHGGLGYGHGAGTLAETSGNLGTLAGVIPSCVSQIPPSEVVIQPPPSVVTIPGAILSSSCQPVTVGGNTPCAIGGTGIIGSGFSGGSGRGIYGGNLGYGLLGRRSGRRGSICLSPCWSPC; encoded by the coding sequence ATGGCCAACTGCGGACCAGCCTGCACCATCCCATCTTGCGATTCCACCCCAATCGTGGGCTTGGGATCGACGGGCTGCAGAGGCCTCGGATGGGGCTATGGAGGTCTTGGATACGGAGGTGGATGGGGCCATGGAGGTCTGGGGTACGGACACGGCGCCGGCACCCTGGCCGAAACCTCCGGCAACCTCGGCACCCTGGCTGGAGTCATCCCTTCCTGCGTGAGCCAGATCCCACCGTCTGAAGTGGTCATCCAGCCACCCCCCTCCGTGGTGACCATCCCAGGGGCCATCCTCTCCTCCAGCTGCCAGCCCGTGACCGTCGGAGGCAACACTCCTTGCGCCATTGGAGGCACCGGGATCATTGGATCCGGCTTCTCTGGTGGATCTGGCAGAGGTATCTACGGTGGTAACCTTGGGTACGGCCTGCTCGGGCGCCGTTCTGGCCGCAGAGGCAGCATCTGCTTGTCCCCCTGCTGGTCCCCCTGCTAA